The candidate division KSB1 bacterium genome includes the window TTTTTCTGCGGGATTAAGATCCATACTCCGGCAAGATCCTGATATTATTATGGTGGGCGAAATTCGGGATTTAGAAACCGCTGAAATCGCCATGCGTTCGTCTCTCACCGGTCACCTGGTTTTTAGTACGTTACATACAAACGGCAGCATCCAAACATTGATGCGGCTAATTGATATGGGAATCGACCGCTATTTAATTTGCGCTGCCATTCGTCTTGTGCTGTCTCAAAGACTTGTCCGGCGTATCTGTTTTCACTGCTCTGAAAGTTACAAGTTCGATACGGCGATTTTAAAGAAATTTATTAAGAATCCCGATTATTTTGAAAATCGTGAGTTTCGGCGCGGCAAGGGGTGTGTGCATTGTGGGGGTACAGGTTATTGGGGGCGGGTTGCCATATTTGAGTTTTTTAGTCTCGATAATATAATTCGAAATATGATATTGGATAATGTGAGCATTGATGTGATTAGAAAAAAGGCTGAAGAACTTGGCATGGAAACTCTTTTCAAAAACGGGCTAAAAAAGGTTATCGCGGGCATTACCACAATAGATGAAATAATGATAGTGGCAACGGATTTGTCTTAACTTTACTCCCTAAGAATCGAAACATGGATAAAAATTCTAATATTATTGTTCAACCAGGCAGGCGGTTGAACCTCAGCAAGGAAAATTCAAAGTCCATTTTTTCACGACCGAAGGGTAAAGATGGTCAGCTCAATAAAGCCTCCGGATTAAGCGCCCTTCTAAAAACAAGCTCTAAATTAATTTCACCCAAACCGGTTAAACGGGAAGAAGTTTATGTTTTTGCGAATCAATTGGCGGTGCTTTTAGATGCCGGTGTTTCCATGCTTTCCGCTTTGTCCATACTTTCTCAGCAAACCCAGGACGCACGGTTTCGAAAAGTCATCGATCAGCTTCAAGAGGATATCAATGCCGGAGCGACAGTTACTAAAGCGTTTTCCAGCTTCCCCAATATATTTCCGCACTTGTTTGTTTCTCTGATTCGGGCTGCCGAGGTTGGCGGGCAGCTTCCTCAAATATTAAGACTCGTTTCTCATTACTTGCAAGAGCAGGACAAAGTAGATAAAAAGCTGAAATCCGCAATTGTCTATCCAAAATTTGTGTTTGGTTTCTTTATGGTGGTGTTGATCGGCATTCTTTTTGGGCTCGTGCCAAAGTTTGAAGAGACATTTAAATCTTTTGGCAGCGAACTTCCGGCACCAACTCAACTTCTCCTGGACTTCAGCCGGTTTGTA containing:
- a CDS encoding type II secretion system F family protein — its product is MDKNSNIIVQPGRRLNLSKENSKSIFSRPKGKDGQLNKASGLSALLKTSSKLISPKPVKREEVYVFANQLAVLLDAGVSMLSALSILSQQTQDARFRKVIDQLQEDINAGATVTKAFSSFPNIFPHLFVSLIRAAEVGGQLPQILRLVSHYLQEQDKVDKKLKSAIVYPKFVFGFFMVVLIGILFGLVPKFEETFKSFGSELPAPTQLLLDFSRFVSDNLVFGILGIVAFIISYKRFKKTDAGRLFFDKLKLKIPVVGDLTQKAALSKFCRTLKILMQS